The sequence TCCGCGAGCTGCCGAACCGATAGGGCCGAGCGCGCTGGCGAACAGCGGCACGTTCAGCCGCCGGCCGCTTTGTTCCAATCAACGAACCCGGACCCGCAGCGCCGTCGCCTTCCCCGTACGAGGGAGAGTTCAGATTTCTCGCGGACGCCCCTGCCGCTGCTTGCGAGGATAGCTGTTTGTGATTGCCCAATCCCGTGCGACATCCGGCACCCAGCGGGCGCGTGGCAACGTGTTGACCCGCGGCGGAAGCTTGGAGGGACATTGCGAGACAAGCCGGCACACGGTCGATTCCGAGTAGCCAAGGAAATGTGCGAGCTCCCGGGCCGTCCAGAGCGTTTCGTCGGGCATCACTTGTTGCATTACCTCCCGGTGAGCGGTCGTGCATTCGTCACGGGATTTTCAACGTCATGGCTTGGCGGTCCTTTCCAGTTTGGCGAACTCACGGTCGCCGTCGAGGAAAGCGCCCACCATTGCCGGTATAAGTTCGGCTATCGTCACGTCCGCGCCGTAAGTTCGCGCGTATAGGGCTGCGTAAGACGTCAGCCGGTCGTTAAGCTCAGGCATGACGAGGATGCTAATCTTGACGGGCGTGCGATCGGGCAGCTTGGGAAGTCTTAGTCCAGCCATCATTGCGCTCCCAGGGCTCGCCAAGGGCGAAGGACCACATCCTTGTGCACAACGATCCGAAGTGGCCAGCCCGGGCGAACCTTGAGCGTCGGCTGGATATCGAGACTCCGCGCGACGACCTGGTCACCTGCGCGCGCGCCGCCCTGCTGGGCTGACTCGCGCACGGCCCGTACGAGATCACTCTCGCTGCTACCCGATCCAAGCTCGGTGGCGACACCCAGGAGCGTAGATAGGCCGACGCCCTTGAGGAGCTGCCAGGTGTGTCGGTCGATGCGGTCAGAAAGTCCGGCGTAACCTTGGGTATCGCTGGCCGGCACATTGTCGATACGGATCGAGGAGCCGTCGGGAAGGATTATTCTTTGCCAGACGACAAGCGCACGGCTTTGGCCGTACGCGACGACGCTGTCATAGCTGCCGACCAACCTCGATCCCTGCGGGATGAGGAGCGTCCTGCCCGAGATACTGTCGTAGACATTTTCGGTGACTTGCGCCGTGACGAGCCCGGGCAGATCAGAATTCAACCCGGTGATCAGGCTAGCGGCGATGACGCTGCCGGCCTGCAGCGCGTAGGGAGACGCCGCGTCTTGCAAACGGTGAGGGCTGGTGTCGTCAGACTCATTCGGCCGCCCGACGAGATCATTCTTCATGCGCTGTCGGTTCGGATCGAGTTCGATATCAGCCGCTGTCGCGCTTGCGCCCGCCGGTTCGCTCAAGAACGAACCCGATGCCGACGAAGAGGCTACCGAACGTCCGCCCCGAAGCATGATCTCGGACTCGCGTGCGGCGCGCTCTTCGGCAGCAAGGCGCTGCCGCTCGGCATCCGCCGCTGCTGCAGCCCGTGTCGCGGCATCGCCCCCCGTATCCGCTGATAACGCCATGTCGGTCTCGCGCTGATGCTTCAGGATAGGCCGGCCAAGGTCACCGGGCAGTTTCGGTCCGAGCCTTGGCGTGTCACCATATCCAGACGGCGCCCCCGCGAGAGCCTCGGGAAGTTTCGGTGTCGCAGCCGACGCGCGCTCCTCACCCGCCACCCCTTGCCTCGAGCCTGACGATCCCAGCGCCAGCCAGGAAACGCCCGCGATGAGAGCCGCGGCAGCGGCGCTGATCGACACGATCACGCCTTTGCGGAAACGGGTTATCCGCGCTGGCCTGCCGCGCAGCACCAGTGTCTCGGGATCTGCCTTGGGCATCGGCGCCGGTCCGGGCTTCGCCGGGATCGAAGCGCTCGTGTCGGAAGCGTCGGACGGGGCGGTGAACTCCGTCATATCCCCCGCCCCTGCCGCGTGATCCGGACGATCTTCTGCTTCTTTCCGCCGAGCCGCAGCTCCGCGGCGCCGAACAGCCGGTCGACGATGTAATAGCGCCCCGATACGCGGTAGTTCACGAGCTGCGCCTCGCCCTTGTCGCCGAGGACGAACAGCGGCGGCGCCTCTCGGACGGCGATCGAGGGCGGGAACTCGATCCATGTCTGGCGTCCGTCGTCGAACGCCCGTAAAGGCAGCCACGGCGGCCTATCGCCGGAAATGCGGTAGTCGAAATTCAACTGCTCGATCGCGATGCCTTTGGAAATCGGCCTCGCAGCATCGGACGCGTCGCGCTGGCGCTGCCACGCGAGTAGTTCGTCGGCCGGATAGGTCCAGCTGATCGCCGGCATCGCCGTGGTCGCGCGGCTTGCGAGCTGGATTCGGTAGACGCGCCTGTCGGTCGAAATGATCAGGTTCGTCGAAAGCCCGGCGCTGAAGGGCTTTACCAAGATATGCGTCCGCTTGGACTCGCCGCGACCACTCGTCGTGTCGCCAACCGTCCAGCGGACGGTTTCACCCGCGGCGACCGAAATCAGCGTCTCACCGGGCTGGAGTGCGATATCGCTGATCCGCCCGGGAATCGTGTAGAGCCGGTAGAGAGCGCCATCGGCGAACGGATAGACTTGCACCGCGTGGACGAAGCCGCTCGCTGCCGGTTCGCGGAGTGCCGCCTTGTTCGCAGCGGCGACGCTGGCCGAGGGTTGTGCGGATGCGCCGGGCGCGAGCGCGATCATGGCGGCACTGAGCATGAGAATGCGGATCATCGCGATTGTCCTTCCGGGTTGGACCTGTCCGTGCGAGTGAGGTCAGCGTCGAGCGGCGAGCCGAGCGGCATGTCATGCGCGCCCCGAGCGTCTTCCGGCAGCCCGAGCGCGTGCTCAGGGGGCGCTACCGACCCGATGCGCGGCAATGTTTCGAGCTCGCGGCTCCAGTCGAGCGCGTCGACATATAGCCCGAGCGGATTTTTCCGGAGCACATCCGCCGAACGCGGCGGCTTGATCTTGATCGTCGCCACCGCTGTCCAGCGCGATGTCCCCTCGAGGCTGCCCCGTTCGAAGGCCTGCTCGGTCCAGTTGATCCGGAAGGAGTCGTCGGACGCGCGCACGAGGCTGGTGATCTGCACCGACACGGTCCGCTGTCCGACCTCGGCAAAGGGATCGGATGCCCGCGCATACTCCCCGAGAAAGATCGCGCCCCGCGCGCTCGCAAAATCATAGGCCGACAGCCAGTTGTCGCGCATCAGAACCGCGTCGAGCGAACGGGCCCGGATCTGCGTGATGAAGCGGCCGAGATGCCAGGCGATCTGCGGGTCGGTCGGTCGATAGTCGGTGTCTGCCCGCGCCACCGCCTGCGCCCGGCCCAGTTGGTCGACCTCGACGACATAGGGGACGACGCGGCTCTGCAATGACTGCCAGATGAGCGCCGACGAGAGCCCGATCGCCAGAATCAGTCCGCCGAACGCCATCAGCCGTCAGTTCTTCGCCTGCGCTCGGGCATCGCCGATCCGCAAGTCCCAGAGCTGTCCGGCCCGGCTATAGGGTGTGTCGGGTTCAGGCGTTTGTCCATATCGCTGGACGGCACGTTTGAAGCGCATGGGTTATTCCCTTTCCTTGATATCGGGGGTGGCGGAAGCACCGCCGCGATCGCCTTCCTTGATCGTGTGCAGCGCCGTCTGGCGGCGATGGCGGGCGGTTTGCTGGTTTTGAAGACGCTGCGCCCAAGCCGGCGCGGCGCTGGCGGCAGCGCTCGGCGCCGCGTCCCCCGCGGACGCTGTCGAACTGTTGCCGGCATTCCACGCTGCGTCGCGCCCGCGTTCGGCGGCTGCCGCAAGGCCCGAGGCCGACGAGAGCCGGGTCGACGCCGCGCCTCTGGCGGCGGTAGCAACGCCGCCAAGGCCTGCGCCGACCGACGTAGAGCCCGAAGTTTCCTGGCCGAGCTTGTACGCGGTGGACGCCGCGCTCCCCATCGACGTGCCGGCGCGGATCGCACTCATTCCCGCGCTGCCCACTCCGCGCGCGGCAGCGACCGCGCCGGCCCCGCCCATGGCGATGCCGCCCGCCGCGAGCGCGGTTGTCGCGACGACCGATCCCGCGCCGAGCTGCGGCGCGCCTGCGACAAGACCCGAAGCGATGCCCGGACCGAAGATGGCGAGGCCAAAGAGCGCGAGGCTCGCGAGCATCAGCGACACGGCCTGCTCGGTCGTCACCTCCTCGCCGCCAAGCGCGCTGGTGAACTCGGCAAAATAATTCGAGCCGATGCCGACGATCACCGCGAGGACCATCACCTTTATGCCGGAGCTGACGACATTGCCGAGTACGCGCTCGGCGAGAAAGCTCGTCCGGTTCCAGAGCGCGAAGGGAACGAGGACGAACCCTGCGAGGCTGGTAAGCTTGAATTCGAGAATCGTGATGAAGAGCTGGATCGCGAGGATGAAGAAAGCGCCGATCACGATCACCCACGCGATCAGCAGCACCGCGATCTGGACGAAATTGTCGAAGAAGGCGATCGGCCCGACAAGATCGCTCGCCTGCACGAGAAGAGGGGACGCGGCCTCAAACCCCGTTCCGGCGAGGCGACCAGGCATGAGAAGATCCTCGGCCGATATGGCGCTGCCGCCCGCGACGAGCCCGAGCCCGGCAAAGGAGCGGAAGATAATGTCGGAGAGTGTCTGGAAGCTGTTCAGGATCAGCGCGAACGCGCCGACATAGAGGATTTTCTTGAGGAATTTGGCGATGACGTCGTCCTCGCCCCCGAGCGCCCAGAAGAGGCCGGCAAGCGTGATGTCGATGCCGATCAGGATAGAGGTAAGAAAACCGACATCGCCGCCCAGTAACCCGAAGCCGCTGTCGATATAGGCGATGAACGCAGCCATGAATTGGTCGATGACGTTGAGGTCGTCCATGTGTCAGCTCTCTCGAAAAGTGTCGCGGGGGCGCCGGCGCTTGCGGACTGCCCAAGTCCGCCGCGTCGTGCCGGTGCCCCCGCGACGGGGCAGCTGCGGTTGGAGGAAGCGGCCAGCCGCGCTGCCCCAATCGGTGGCGACGTCAGCGCGGCGGCGTTCAGGCCTTGCCGTCGCCGAGGAAGCGGCGTGTCGCCTCGCGTGCCTCGCGCTCGCCCTGCGCGCGGCGCGCCTGCTCGAGCGCCTGCCCGCGGAATTGCGCCGCCATGAGCTGCTGGATCTGGAACTGCTGCTTGGCCGCGAGCGCCAGCAGCTGGTTGGTCGCCTGCTGCGCGGCGAGGCCGCCCTCGGCGCCCTGGCTTTTCTCGACGATCGCCTTCAGCGCCTCGGCATCGCTGCGGACATTCTCGACGATCCCGCTCTGGACCGACATCGCCTGGCGGAATGCCGCCATCTCCTGCTCGATGCGCTGCTTCGCGGAAGCAACACGCGCGTCGCGCCGGGCGAGATGATCGAAGCTCGACGGAAAGCTGCCGCGGAACTGTTCGTCGAGACGGTCGACGCGGAAGTCGATGCCCTGCGCCTGGCCCATCAGCCGGTCGATTTCCTGGAGACGCTGCTCCAGCGCCGCCATCTGCGGGAAATCGACCTTCGCGAGATTCTTCTGCTGGTTCGCAAGCATCTGCGCTTCGTTCTGGAGCGACTGGATCTGCTGGTTGATCTGCTGAAGCGTACGCGCCGCGGTCAGCAAATTCTGCGAATAATT is a genomic window of Sphingopyxis sp. YR583 containing:
- a CDS encoding DUF2274 domain-containing protein, whose amino-acid sequence is MAGLRLPKLPDRTPVKISILVMPELNDRLTSYAALYARTYGADVTIAELIPAMVGAFLDGDREFAKLERTAKP
- a CDS encoding TrbI/VirB10 family protein yields the protein MTEFTAPSDASDTSASIPAKPGPAPMPKADPETLVLRGRPARITRFRKGVIVSISAAAAALIAGVSWLALGSSGSRQGVAGEERASAATPKLPEALAGAPSGYGDTPRLGPKLPGDLGRPILKHQRETDMALSADTGGDAATRAAAAADAERQRLAAEERAARESEIMLRGGRSVASSSASGSFLSEPAGASATAADIELDPNRQRMKNDLVGRPNESDDTSPHRLQDAASPYALQAGSVIAASLITGLNSDLPGLVTAQVTENVYDSISGRTLLIPQGSRLVGSYDSVVAYGQSRALVVWQRIILPDGSSIRIDNVPASDTQGYAGLSDRIDRHTWQLLKGVGLSTLLGVATELGSGSSESDLVRAVRESAQQGGARAGDQVVARSLDIQPTLKVRPGWPLRIVVHKDVVLRPWRALGAQ
- the trbG gene encoding P-type conjugative transfer protein TrbG, which encodes MIRILMLSAAMIALAPGASAQPSASVAAANKAALREPAASGFVHAVQVYPFADGALYRLYTIPGRISDIALQPGETLISVAAGETVRWTVGDTTSGRGESKRTHILVKPFSAGLSTNLIISTDRRVYRIQLASRATTAMPAISWTYPADELLAWQRQRDASDAARPISKGIAIEQLNFDYRISGDRPPWLPLRAFDDGRQTWIEFPPSIAVREAPPLFVLGDKGEAQLVNYRVSGRYYIVDRLFGAAELRLGGKKQKIVRITRQGRGI
- the trbL gene encoding P-type conjugative transfer protein TrbL, which encodes MDDLNVIDQFMAAFIAYIDSGFGLLGGDVGFLTSILIGIDITLAGLFWALGGEDDVIAKFLKKILYVGAFALILNSFQTLSDIIFRSFAGLGLVAGGSAISAEDLLMPGRLAGTGFEAASPLLVQASDLVGPIAFFDNFVQIAVLLIAWVIVIGAFFILAIQLFITILEFKLTSLAGFVLVPFALWNRTSFLAERVLGNVVSSGIKVMVLAVIVGIGSNYFAEFTSALGGEEVTTEQAVSLMLASLALFGLAIFGPGIASGLVAGAPQLGAGSVVATTALAAGGIAMGGAGAVAAARGVGSAGMSAIRAGTSMGSAASTAYKLGQETSGSTSVGAGLGGVATAARGAASTRLSSASGLAAAAERGRDAAWNAGNSSTASAGDAAPSAAASAAPAWAQRLQNQQTARHRRQTALHTIKEGDRGGASATPDIKERE
- the trbJ gene encoding P-type conjugative transfer protein TrbJ, whose translation is MKKFMMTLMLAGAAMSLPTSSALAVPVFDSANYSQNLLTAARTLQQINQQIQSLQNEAQMLANQQKNLAKVDFPQMAALEQRLQEIDRLMGQAQGIDFRVDRLDEQFRGSFPSSFDHLARRDARVASAKQRIEQEMAAFRQAMSVQSGIVENVRSDAEALKAIVEKSQGAEGGLAAQQATNQLLALAAKQQFQIQQLMAAQFRGQALEQARRAQGEREAREATRRFLGDGKA